From the genome of Gracilimonas sp., one region includes:
- a CDS encoding DUF4350 domain-containing protein, whose translation MRFICLPFFALMPLISLAQQQPDTSFTINIDTPYYEAGEGPVICFDSAHNNFHTLNGGFAPTAYILRKDGYQTVAFPEPAEDEKKLETCDIYLTVNPLHKSNLGNWQLPNPPVYSDQEVDTIRDWVDKGGRLFLIADHMPFPGAASSLAKAFGFEFSNGFAQLNKEGNTPDIFSLENDRLKPSAVTDGITSVTSFTGSAFKYPSKASPVMVFKEGDRSLEPEIAWQFSDTTKTVDLTGYTQGAIMEYGEGRLAVFGEAAMFTAQKITNAQGEFKFGLNNENLAPQNLQFLLNIIHWLDEGR comes from the coding sequence ATGAGATTTATCTGCCTTCCGTTTTTTGCGCTTATGCCGCTTATCAGCCTGGCTCAGCAACAACCCGATACCTCTTTTACGATTAATATTGATACACCTTACTATGAGGCAGGCGAAGGACCTGTAATATGTTTTGATTCGGCGCATAATAATTTTCACACACTGAATGGAGGATTTGCTCCCACAGCCTATATACTTAGAAAAGATGGGTATCAAACAGTAGCTTTTCCCGAACCAGCGGAAGATGAAAAGAAACTGGAAACCTGCGATATTTACCTAACAGTGAATCCGCTTCATAAAAGTAATCTTGGCAATTGGCAACTTCCGAATCCTCCGGTTTATTCTGATCAAGAAGTTGACACTATCAGAGACTGGGTTGATAAAGGAGGTCGTCTTTTCCTCATAGCCGATCATATGCCATTTCCGGGAGCAGCTTCAAGTCTGGCCAAAGCTTTTGGATTCGAATTCAGTAATGGGTTTGCCCAGTTGAATAAAGAGGGAAATACTCCAGACATTTTCAGCCTGGAAAATGACAGGCTGAAGCCGAGTGCTGTTACAGATGGAATTACTTCGGTAACTTCCTTTACAGGTTCGGCCTTTAAGTATCCTTCGAAAGCATCGCCAGTCATGGTTTTCAAAGAAGGAGATCGTAGCCTGGAACCTGAGATAGCCTGGCAGTTTTCAGATACTACTAAAACAGTAGACCTTACAGGATATACTCAGGGGGCAATAATGGAGTATGGGGAGGGACGGTTAGCCGTTTTTGGAGAAGCCGCTATGTTCACCGCTCAAAAGATTACCAATGCACAAGGGGAATTTAAGTTTGGGCTCAATAACGAAAACCTGGCTCCGCAGAACCTGCAATTTTTACTGAATATTATACATTGGCTGGATGAAGGCCGGTAA
- the atpC gene encoding ATP synthase F1 subunit epsilon — translation MSTFNAQILTPNGSLFEGEVTGVKLPGTQGSFEVKANHAPIVSTLEKGNVLVRKNDGDSNFSISGGFVEVNNNKLTLLAESVEEA, via the coding sequence ATGAGCACATTTAATGCACAAATTTTAACTCCAAACGGATCTCTATTTGAGGGAGAAGTAACAGGAGTGAAGTTACCTGGAACACAGGGCAGTTTTGAAGTCAAGGCAAATCACGCGCCTATTGTTTCTACTTTGGAAAAAGGGAACGTACTGGTGCGTAAGAATGATGGAGATTCAAACTTTTCGATCTCCGGTGGATTTGTTGAAGTTAATAACAACAAACTCACATTGTTGGCAGAATCTGTAGAAGAAGCCTGA
- the atpD gene encoding F0F1 ATP synthase subunit beta: protein MNKGTVAQVIGPVVDVDFSESKTPAVLNALEIKMTDGSTLTLEVAQHLGENRVRTIAMDSTDGLVRGMEVVDTEKAISMPVGEDIRGRLFNVVGESIDGIDAPEGKNSYPIHRQAPAFDQLATSTEMLETGIKVVDLLCPYAKGGKIGLFGGAGVGKTVLIQELINNIAKQHGGLSVFAGVGERTREGNDLLREFIESGIINYGDEFKESMEEGNWDLSKVDKTKLKESQATLVFGQMNEPPGARARVALSGLTVAEYFRDEVSRDILLFIDNIFRFTQAGSEVSALLGRMPSAVGYQPTLATEMGDLQERITSTKNGSITSVQAVYVPADDLTDPAPATTFTHLDATTVLSRALTQIGIYPAVDPLDSSSTILDPKVVGQEHYEIANRVTRLLQNYKDLQDIIAILGMDELSDEDKQVVHRARRVQRFLSQNFHVAEQFTGQPGVYVKVDETVKGFKMILDGELDHLPENAFYMVGDINEAIQKGEKLLAEAEKEEAA from the coding sequence ATGAATAAAGGAACTGTAGCGCAGGTAATTGGACCTGTAGTTGATGTTGATTTTTCTGAAAGTAAAACTCCGGCTGTTCTCAACGCTCTTGAGATTAAAATGACGGACGGTTCAACCCTAACTCTCGAAGTAGCTCAACACCTTGGTGAAAATCGTGTGCGTACCATCGCGATGGACTCTACCGACGGGCTTGTTCGCGGAATGGAAGTTGTTGATACCGAAAAAGCTATTTCAATGCCGGTGGGAGAAGATATCCGAGGCCGACTATTTAATGTAGTGGGTGAATCTATTGATGGGATTGATGCTCCGGAAGGAAAGAATTCATATCCTATTCACCGACAAGCTCCAGCTTTTGATCAGCTTGCAACTTCAACTGAGATGCTTGAAACAGGCATTAAAGTTGTTGACCTGCTTTGCCCGTATGCCAAGGGTGGTAAAATTGGGTTGTTCGGTGGTGCCGGTGTAGGTAAAACCGTACTGATTCAGGAGTTGATTAACAATATTGCGAAGCAGCACGGTGGGCTTTCTGTATTTGCCGGAGTTGGTGAGCGTACGCGTGAAGGTAATGACCTTCTCCGTGAATTTATCGAGTCTGGTATTATTAACTATGGCGATGAATTCAAAGAATCTATGGAAGAAGGGAATTGGGACCTTTCCAAAGTAGATAAAACGAAATTAAAAGAATCTCAGGCTACGCTTGTATTCGGTCAGATGAACGAACCTCCGGGAGCCCGTGCACGAGTAGCACTTTCCGGACTAACAGTAGCCGAGTATTTCCGTGATGAAGTATCCCGGGACATCCTGCTCTTTATTGATAATATTTTCCGGTTTACCCAGGCCGGTTCCGAGGTGTCTGCACTTCTGGGACGGATGCCTTCAGCGGTAGGTTATCAGCCTACATTGGCTACTGAGATGGGTGACCTTCAGGAGCGTATTACTTCTACCAAAAACGGATCTATTACTTCGGTTCAGGCTGTGTATGTGCCTGCCGATGACTTGACTGACCCTGCTCCGGCAACAACCTTTACTCACCTTGATGCAACAACGGTACTTTCCCGTGCATTAACACAGATTGGTATTTATCCAGCGGTTGATCCTTTGGATTCATCTTCTACCATTCTGGATCCTAAAGTTGTGGGACAAGAGCATTATGAAATTGCCAATCGTGTAACGCGTCTGCTTCAGAACTACAAAGACCTTCAGGATATTATTGCCATTCTGGGTATGGATGAACTTTCTGATGAAGACAAGCAGGTTGTACACCGTGCCCGTCGTGTTCAGCGTTTCTTGTCACAGAACTTCCACGTGGCCGAGCAGTTTACAGGTCAGCCAGGGGTGTATGTGAAGGTGGATGAAACCGTGAAAGGCTTCAAGATGATTCTTGACGGTGAACTTGATCACCTTCCAGAGAATGCATTCTACATGGTTGGAGATATTAATGAAGCTATTCAGAAAGGCGAGAAGTTACTTGCTGAAGCCGAGAAAGAAGAAGCTGCTTAA